A region from the Achromobacter seleniivolatilans genome encodes:
- the catC gene encoding muconolactone Delta-isomerase encodes MLYMVQMQVNLPVDMPAERADKLKADEKALAQQLQRDGKWKNLWRVAGRYANVSIFDVESNDELHTLLASLPLFPYMDINVTALARHPSAI; translated from the coding sequence ATGCTGTACATGGTTCAAATGCAAGTCAATCTGCCCGTCGACATGCCGGCTGAACGCGCCGACAAGCTGAAAGCCGACGAAAAGGCCCTGGCGCAACAGCTGCAACGCGACGGCAAGTGGAAGAACCTGTGGCGCGTCGCCGGCCGCTATGCCAACGTCAGCATCTTCGACGTCGAAAGCAACGACGAACTGCACACGCTGCTGGCGTCGCTGCCGCTGTTCCCGTACATGGATATCAACGTCACGGCGCTGGCGCGCCATCCCTCGGCGATCTGA
- a CDS encoding 3-oxoacid CoA-transferase subunit A, producing the protein MISKLVASAAAALADVPDGATVMIGGFGTAGQPMELIDALLEQGAKDLVIINNNAGNGTTGLAALLGANRVRKIICSFPRQADSQIFDGLYRSGKLELELVPQGNLAERIRAAGAGIGAFFSPTGYGTPLADGKEVREINGRHYVLEYPLHADYALIKAERGDRWGNLVYRKTARNFGPIMASAARVAVAQVREVVELGTLDPETVVTPGIFVQRVVEIGATSAAKEQQ; encoded by the coding sequence ATGATCTCTAAGCTTGTTGCAAGCGCGGCGGCCGCCCTGGCGGACGTACCCGACGGCGCCACCGTCATGATCGGCGGCTTCGGCACAGCCGGCCAACCCATGGAACTGATCGACGCCCTGCTCGAACAGGGCGCGAAAGACCTGGTCATCATCAACAACAACGCCGGCAACGGCACGACCGGTCTGGCTGCCCTGCTGGGCGCCAACCGCGTGCGCAAGATCATCTGCTCGTTCCCGCGTCAGGCTGACTCGCAGATTTTCGACGGCCTGTACCGCAGCGGCAAGCTTGAGCTGGAACTGGTGCCCCAAGGCAACCTGGCCGAGCGCATCCGCGCCGCCGGCGCCGGCATTGGCGCTTTCTTCTCGCCCACCGGCTACGGCACGCCCCTGGCGGATGGCAAGGAAGTCCGCGAGATCAATGGCCGTCACTACGTGCTGGAATATCCGCTGCACGCCGACTACGCGCTGATCAAGGCCGAACGCGGCGACCGCTGGGGCAACCTGGTGTACCGCAAGACCGCCCGCAACTTCGGCCCCATCATGGCCAGCGCCGCGCGCGTCGCCGTGGCGCAAGTGCGTGAAGTCGTTGAATTGGGCACGCTGGACCCTGAAACCGTCGTCACCCCCGGCATCTTCGTGCAGCGCGTCGTCGAGATCGGCGCAACTTCGGCCGCCAAGGAGCAGCAATGA
- a CDS encoding short-chain fatty acid transporter, which yields MNKLASFFTELMRKYLPDPFVFAIALTLLTVLLAMGIEGQSIGDVTRAWGKGFWSLLAFTTQMAVILAMGYVLATAPLTDRLLNRIVAHVHKPHTAIIVATLVGGVGSYLNWGFGLVIGGIVAKKLALKVKGVHYPLIIAAAYSGFTMYGLGLSASIPVLVATPNHPTAKQMGTIPLSETIFSVPMLITSLVIIITLPLLNAWLHPKKGEKIVEVDPNIDRDANTSGAVEDMLEKGTIASKLNNSRILSMLIGALGIAYVTFHFMDGGSLDLNLINFIILFLGIILLGTPAAYVAKLTEGIKTISGIILQYPFYAGIMAIMAASGLVTTISQVFVDFATPASLPFWGLISSFFINFFAPSAGGHWVIQGPFMIDAAKEIGSALNQTTMAVMLGNAWNDLVQPFWILPALALSKLKLRDVMGYTVIMMLWVGVIHITAVLAWGYMTH from the coding sequence ATGAATAAATTAGCTTCATTCTTTACCGAGCTGATGCGCAAGTATCTGCCCGATCCTTTTGTTTTCGCGATCGCGCTGACGCTGCTCACCGTTCTGCTGGCCATGGGCATTGAAGGCCAAAGCATCGGCGACGTTACCCGCGCCTGGGGCAAGGGCTTCTGGAGCCTGCTGGCGTTCACGACGCAAATGGCCGTGATTCTGGCCATGGGTTATGTGCTGGCCACGGCCCCGCTCACCGACCGCCTGCTCAACCGCATCGTCGCCCATGTGCACAAGCCGCACACCGCCATCATCGTGGCGACGTTGGTCGGCGGCGTTGGCAGCTACCTGAACTGGGGCTTTGGCCTTGTCATCGGCGGCATCGTCGCCAAGAAGCTGGCGTTAAAGGTCAAGGGCGTGCACTACCCCCTGATCATCGCGGCAGCTTACAGCGGCTTCACCATGTACGGCCTGGGCCTGTCGGCCAGTATCCCCGTGCTGGTCGCCACGCCGAACCACCCCACTGCCAAGCAGATGGGTACCATCCCGCTGTCGGAAACCATCTTCTCGGTGCCCATGCTGATCACCAGCCTGGTCATCATCATCACGCTGCCGCTGCTCAACGCGTGGCTGCACCCCAAGAAGGGCGAGAAGATTGTTGAGGTGGACCCCAACATCGACCGCGACGCCAACACATCCGGCGCCGTCGAAGACATGCTGGAAAAGGGCACCATCGCCTCGAAGCTGAACAACAGCCGCATCCTGAGCATGCTGATCGGCGCGCTGGGCATCGCCTACGTCACCTTCCACTTCATGGACGGCGGCTCGCTGGACCTGAACCTGATCAACTTCATCATTCTGTTCCTGGGCATCATCCTGCTGGGCACGCCGGCCGCCTACGTGGCCAAGCTGACCGAAGGCATCAAGACGATCTCCGGGATCATTCTGCAATATCCGTTTTACGCCGGCATCATGGCCATCATGGCCGCATCGGGCCTGGTGACGACGATTTCGCAGGTGTTCGTTGACTTCGCTACGCCGGCGTCCCTGCCGTTCTGGGGCCTGATCAGTTCGTTCTTCATCAACTTCTTCGCGCCGTCCGCAGGTGGCCACTGGGTTATCCAAGGCCCGTTCATGATCGATGCCGCGAAAGAAATCGGCAGCGCGCTGAACCAGACCACGATGGCCGTCATGCTGGGCAACGCCTGGAACGACCTGGTGCAACCCTTCTGGATTCTGCCGGCACTGGCACTGTCCAAGCTGAAGCTGCGTGATGTGATGGGCTACACCGTCATCATGATGTTGTGGGTGGGCGTGATCCACATCACCGCCGTGCTGGCTTGGGGTTACATGACCCATTGA
- a CDS encoding 3-oxoacid CoA-transferase subunit B: MSTKLTRDQIAARVAQDIPEGAYVNLGIGLPTLVANHLPADREVILHTENGMLGMGPAPAKGEEDYDLINAGKQPVTELPGCSFFHHADSFAMMRGGHLDICVLGAFQVSQHGDLANWHTGAPDAIPAVGGAMDLAIGAKDVFVMMELQTREGQSKLVEACTYPLTGVRCVSRVYTDVAVFDIRADGVTVIDMFGDVTADELLALTGLPLKFSA, from the coding sequence ATGAGCACCAAACTGACCCGCGACCAGATCGCCGCCCGCGTCGCCCAAGACATTCCTGAAGGCGCCTATGTGAACCTGGGCATCGGCCTGCCCACGCTTGTTGCCAACCACCTGCCCGCCGATCGCGAAGTCATCCTGCATACCGAAAACGGCATGCTGGGCATGGGCCCCGCGCCCGCCAAAGGCGAAGAAGACTACGACCTGATCAACGCCGGCAAGCAGCCCGTGACCGAGCTGCCCGGCTGCTCGTTCTTCCATCATGCCGACTCGTTCGCCATGATGCGCGGCGGCCATCTGGACATCTGCGTGCTGGGCGCCTTCCAGGTGTCGCAGCACGGCGATCTGGCCAACTGGCACACCGGCGCGCCCGACGCCATCCCCGCCGTGGGCGGCGCGATGGATCTGGCCATCGGTGCGAAAGACGTGTTTGTGATGATGGAATTGCAAACCCGCGAAGGCCAGAGCAAGCTGGTCGAGGCCTGCACGTACCCGCTGACCGGCGTGCGTTGCGTGTCGCGCGTGTACACCGATGTCGCCGTGTTCGACATACGCGCCGACGGCGTGACCGTCATCGATATGTTTGGCGACGTCACGGCCGACGAGCTGCTGGCGCTGACCGGCCTGCCCCTGAAGTTTTCCGCTTAG
- a CDS encoding IclR family transcriptional regulator: MAQQETQQPSDSYVQSFARGLSVIRAFGPDRSQMTLSEVAAVTGLTRAGARRILLTLEHLGYVTVEDRKFALTPRILELGYAYLSGTPLWNLALPYMEEVAELTRESCSVSVLEGADIVYILRLSTHKVMTINLAVGSRLPAWVTSMGRVLLAGLPEAELDRVLAMSQIQSYTADTVTDIAELKRVLAGVRADGYACVAQELEPGLQSVAVPIIDRSGRVIAAMNVSGHANRFSREAMLAAFLPPLRRAADQINHALLRR, from the coding sequence ATGGCCCAGCAAGAAACCCAGCAACCCAGTGACAGCTACGTCCAATCTTTTGCGCGCGGCTTGTCGGTGATCCGGGCTTTTGGTCCTGACCGCTCGCAGATGACCTTGTCCGAGGTTGCCGCCGTGACGGGGCTGACCCGCGCTGGCGCGCGCCGCATTCTGCTGACGCTGGAGCATCTGGGTTACGTCACGGTGGAAGACCGCAAGTTTGCGCTGACGCCGCGTATTCTGGAGCTGGGTTACGCCTATCTGTCGGGCACGCCGTTGTGGAACCTGGCGCTGCCGTACATGGAAGAAGTGGCCGAGCTCACGCGAGAGTCGTGCTCGGTGTCTGTGCTGGAAGGCGCGGACATCGTCTACATCCTGCGCTTGTCTACCCACAAGGTCATGACCATCAACCTGGCCGTCGGCAGCCGGCTGCCCGCTTGGGTGACGTCGATGGGGCGCGTGTTGCTGGCCGGTCTGCCGGAAGCGGAGTTGGACCGTGTGTTGGCGATGAGCCAGATCCAGTCCTACACCGCCGACACCGTGACAGACATTGCGGAATTGAAGCGTGTGCTGGCCGGCGTGCGCGCCGACGGCTACGCCTGCGTGGCGCAGGAACTGGAGCCGGGATTGCAGTCGGTTGCCGTGCCCATCATCGATCGCAGCGGCCGAGTGATCGCTGCAATGAATGTCAGCGGGCACGCCAACCGCTTTTCGCGTGAAGCCATGCTGGCGGCATTCCTGCCGCCCTTGCGCCGCGCTGCCGACCAGATCAACCACGCGCTGCTGCGCCGCTAG
- a CDS encoding SDR family NAD(P)-dependent oxidoreductase — MSKETAYLVTGGSAGIGAAIIRMLLDAGHKVVNIDYKLPENPPAGLVSYQADLTDEARTKEVAREVTEAYNIVGLVNNAGATRPGTADTATLADLDYVVNLHLRTALILVQAALPAMREAGFGRIVNMSSRAALGKPDRVVYSATKAGLVGLTRTLAMELGGDGITVNAIGPGPIATDLFTKSNPAGAPQTERIINSIVVKRLGTPEDVARAAMFFLSPDNGFVTGQMLYVCGGTTLGVAPI, encoded by the coding sequence ATGAGCAAAGAGACTGCGTATCTCGTCACCGGCGGCAGCGCCGGGATTGGCGCTGCCATCATCCGCATGCTGCTGGATGCGGGCCATAAAGTCGTCAACATTGACTACAAGCTGCCCGAGAATCCGCCGGCGGGTCTGGTCTCTTATCAGGCCGATCTGACTGACGAAGCGCGCACCAAGGAAGTCGCCCGCGAAGTGACCGAGGCCTACAACATCGTGGGTCTGGTGAACAACGCGGGCGCTACCCGCCCCGGCACGGCCGATACGGCTACGCTGGCGGATCTGGATTATGTGGTGAACCTGCATCTGCGCACCGCGCTGATCCTGGTTCAAGCGGCGCTGCCGGCCATGCGCGAAGCGGGCTTTGGCCGCATCGTGAACATGTCGTCGCGCGCTGCGCTGGGCAAGCCGGATCGCGTGGTGTATTCGGCCACCAAGGCGGGCCTGGTGGGCCTGACCCGCACGCTGGCCATGGAGTTGGGCGGCGACGGCATCACCGTCAACGCCATCGGTCCCGGCCCGATCGCTACCGATCTCTTCACCAAGAGCAATCCGGCAGGCGCGCCGCAGACTGAACGCATCATCAACAGTATCGTCGTCAAGCGCCTGGGCACGCCCGAAGACGTGGCGCGCGCCGCCATGTTCTTCCTGTCGCCCGACAATGGTTTTGTCACCGGCCAGATGCTGTATGTCTGCGGCGGCACGACCTTGGGCGTAGCCCCTATCTGA
- a CDS encoding 3-hydroxyacyl-CoA dehydrogenase family protein, translating to MDTPLKNLAIIGAGAMGSGIAALFASKGLNVVLIDPMEGALERALHTIDRQLNVYAPGSVQEAIGRIRFEPSLDAAANCDLVIEAVPENLELKRGIFAKLDALCAPHTLFATNTSGLSINAIASAVTRRDRFVGTHFFTPADVIPLVEVVRNDDTSEDTVVQVMATLRFAGKRPVLVRQDIPGFIANRIQHALAREAISLLEKGVASAEDIDEVVKWSLGIRLALSGPLEQRDMNGIDVHYAIASYLYKDLENRTEPSELLKSKVESGQIGAKSGQGFYTWSPERRERVLREKSATLGELAAWLNNKASDS from the coding sequence ATGGATACTCCCCTCAAAAATCTCGCCATCATCGGCGCAGGCGCCATGGGTAGCGGCATTGCCGCACTATTTGCCTCGAAGGGGCTCAACGTCGTCCTGATTGATCCGATGGAAGGCGCCCTTGAGCGCGCCTTGCACACCATCGACCGCCAACTGAACGTCTACGCCCCCGGCAGCGTTCAGGAAGCCATCGGGCGCATCCGTTTCGAACCCAGCCTGGACGCTGCCGCGAACTGCGATCTGGTGATCGAGGCCGTGCCGGAAAACCTGGAACTCAAGCGCGGTATCTTCGCCAAACTTGACGCTCTGTGCGCGCCCCACACCCTGTTTGCGACGAACACCTCGGGCCTGTCCATCAACGCGATTGCCAGCGCCGTCACGCGCCGCGACCGTTTCGTGGGCACTCACTTTTTCACCCCCGCCGACGTGATTCCGCTGGTTGAAGTCGTACGCAACGACGACACCTCGGAAGACACGGTCGTCCAAGTCATGGCGACACTGCGTTTTGCCGGCAAGCGGCCGGTGCTGGTGCGCCAGGACATCCCGGGCTTTATCGCCAATCGAATCCAGCACGCGCTGGCGCGCGAAGCGATCTCGCTGTTGGAAAAGGGCGTGGCCAGCGCCGAAGACATCGACGAAGTCGTCAAGTGGAGCCTGGGCATCCGCCTGGCGCTGTCCGGTCCGCTGGAACAGCGCGACATGAACGGCATCGACGTGCACTACGCGATCGCCAGCTATCTGTACAAAGACCTGGAAAACCGCACGGAACCTTCCGAGCTGCTGAAAAGCAAGGTCGAAAGCGGCCAGATCGGCGCCAAGAGCGGCCAGGGCTTCTACACCTGGAGCCCCGAACGCCGCGAACGCGTGCTGCGCGAAAAAAGCGCCACGCTGGGCGAGCTGGCAGCTTGGCTGAACAACAAGGCCAGCGACTCCTGA
- a CDS encoding YciI family protein, whose translation MPYIIETFDKPNHQEVRQQHRAAHLEYLDANKQLLLACGAKLQDDGKDAGGGLYIVDLETREAAQQFIDADPFSQANLFDRVTITRWRKAYVDGACYL comes from the coding sequence TTGCCCTACATCATCGAAACTTTCGACAAGCCCAACCACCAGGAAGTCCGCCAGCAGCATCGCGCGGCGCACCTGGAATACCTGGACGCCAACAAGCAGTTGCTGTTGGCCTGCGGCGCCAAGTTGCAGGACGACGGCAAGGACGCCGGCGGCGGCCTGTACATCGTTGATCTGGAAACGCGCGAAGCCGCGCAGCAGTTCATTGATGCCGACCCGTTCTCGCAAGCCAATCTGTTCGACCGCGTGACCATCACGCGCTGGCGCAAAGCCTACGTCGACGGCGCCTGCTATCTGTAA